The Aspergillus luchuensis IFO 4308 DNA, chromosome 6, nearly complete sequence genome segment AATAGTTTGCTGCAGACCTCAGGTTTCCCGGAGtaactagtaactagtaacCCAAACCCCGCTTTCAATTCATCTACTGGAGACATCTCGGTATCACACCCTAATATAAGACTATAGGCTATCACATGGAGCAAATAGTTAATGTGCATTAATCAGCTTGTCTCATGTTATTTACATCATTCAATAAAAACTCTCGCCGTGCATCTGCGACCGACTCAGCCCCCACGCAGGATTACCATCATCCCTACTTAATGCTAAGTAGGGTGACGGGACTACGCCTCACTCAGCTCATCTTGCTGCAGTAGTCGTTGCTTCTCCGATAAGAAAACGCCTTGCTTCCTTTGGCAACGCTTCCGACATCTCCGACCCTGCTGCATACTGACACACGTGCATGCCACAACCTTCCAGAGAAGCAACCCCATCGTGCACACTACCAATCCAGCAACGGCCCCCAAAAGTCCCGGAATGATGGCAGGCACCACGAGTCGCCAGAAGTCCCGGCGGTAATCCTTGTTACGCAAAGCCGTCGGTCGCAGAGATTTGTCCACTCCATACACCCGGAACGGGGAGTCGGGCGCAGCTTTGTTGGAGTCCGTCGTCGGGAGTTGTGGACTGCTCTCCTTATCCTCCTCGTGTGTGGTGGGTCGTTCCTTGAGGAATGGTCTGCGCTCCTCGGCTCCCCCGTGGGTTGCTGGTCGCTCcttgggatggtggtggtgatcatTGTGCTCGTGGTCGTCATTCTCCTGCGACTTGGGTCCTTTGTGGGCGCCGTGTTCTTTCTTCTCGCGCCAGGTACGGTACTTTTCCATAATCAAGTTCCAGTACTTGGCGTGCCAGACACAATTTCCATCGCCGTGCGCGTCATGGTAGTGGGGAAGTGGCTCGACGGAGATCTGAGTTATGTACAATTCGCTCGACTGCTGCGACGACAATCGAACACTGACAGTGTCTGTCGTGGCAGGACGGCCGGAAAGGTCGAAGAACTTGAGTTGCACACGGTAGATGTCTTGCACCAGAGACCCATCCGGACGAGGGGGCATATATTCGATGTCCATGGCGTACTGCAGGAGCAGATGCTCCGCATTCTGCCTGGACGCGTCCTGGTATCGGGTTGCCGGCAAATGCATGGGGAATGAACTAGGAAAGACGGTAACATCGTTGACAAATAGAGCATTGCTCTCCGTGCGGAGTTTCATCGCCTACATGGCAAGGTTAGTGATGCTTGGACCCTTTCCGACCGTCGTTAGTACGGGCGCACGTACCAGATATGCTTTAGAGACATCCTTGGCCTCGCCCTCCTTTAATCCTGGGATCGTCGCACAGGGAATATGAATCTCATGGCCAGTCACGACGGGGAACGGGGCGTGCGAGTCCTTAAGAGCCATCTGGGGCACGGAAG includes the following:
- a CDS encoding uncharacterized protein (COG:S;~EggNog:ENOG410Q1Z1;~SECRETED:SignalP(1-18);~TransMembrane:1 (n5-16c23/24o310-339i)), which produces MRTQFLCLAGAWLASCAASPVASHPGDASVPQMALKDSHAPFPVVTGHEIHIPCATIPGLKEGEAKDVSKAYLAMKLRTESNALFVNDVTVFPSSFPMHLPATRYQDASRQNAEHLLLQYAMDIEYMPPRPDGSLVQDIYRVQLKFFDLSGRPATTDTVSVRLSSQQSSELYITQISVEPLPHYHDAHGDGNCVWHAKYWNLIMEKYRTWREKKEHGAHKGPKSQENDDHEHNDHHHHPKERPATHGGAEERRPFLKERPTTHEEDKESSPQLPTTDSNKAAPDSPFRVYGVDKSLRPTALRNKDYRRDFWRLVVPAIIPGLLGAVAGLVVCTMGLLLWKVVACTCVSMQQGRRCRKRCQRKQGVFLSEKQRLLQQDELSEA